The genomic interval CAGGGAAATCCAAGAACGATTGGACAAGAGACGATTTGATAAAGGTTATCCTTGAGAAGCAAATTGAAATAGTTACATTCAATTATACAGGAATTGACGGCAAACTAAAAGAGCTAAAAATTCCGATTGCGGACAGGAAACATGCAGAGCTAATCTTGAGCGAAGGCGAACGTTGCGACGGCTCATCATTGTTCAAAGGTATGGTTGACCCGGGCAAGTCGGATTTGTACGTCGTTCCGGTTTATAAAACTGCGTTTTTGAATCCATTCGACGAAAAAAGTTTGAATATTATTTGTAGATTCATGGATAGAGACGGCAATCTCGCTGAATTTGCACCGGATAATATTTTAAAGAAAGCAAGCGATTCCTTGACCAAAAATACCGGAATTGAACTCCATTCATTCGGCGAATTAGAGTTTTACCTAATCGGCAAATCGGATATAGATATTTACCCTCTCGAAAAGCAAAAGGGCTATCATGCGACTGCTCCATTCACCAAAACGGGTCAGATATTGAATGAAATGCTCCGCTATGTAACGCAAATCACGGGCAACGTGAAATATGCTCATAGCGAAGTTGGTGCAATTCGCCAATTGACCACAGAATATGAAGAATTGAAAAACAAGTCTGCCGAGCAAGTTGAAATTGAATTACTCGAAACCCCCGTAGATGAAGCTGCAGATATGGTAGTTTTGGCGGGTTGGATTATCAGAAATGTTGCTTATAAACACGGATACATTGCCACATTCTTCCCAAAATTGGACTTCGAACATGCAGGAAATGGATTACATTTTCATAATTTATTGATGAAAAACGGCGAAAACATTATGACTAATGGCAAAGGCGAATTATCCGAAGAAGCAAAGCAATTGATTGGTGGACTTTGCCATTATGCACCGAGTTTGACA from Candidatus Kapaibacterium sp. carries:
- a CDS encoding glutamine synthetase family protein translates to GKSKNDWTRDDLIKVILEKQIEIVTFNYTGIDGKLKELKIPIADRKHAELILSEGERCDGSSLFKGMVDPGKSDLYVVPVYKTAFLNPFDEKSLNIICRFMDRDGNLAEFAPDNILKKASDSLTKNTGIELHSFGELEFYLIGKSDIDIYPLEKQKGYHATAPFTKTGQILNEMLRYVTQITGNVKYAHSEVGAIRQLTTEYEELKNKSAEQVEIELLETPVDEAADMVVLAGWIIRNVAYKHGYIATFFPKLDFEHAGNGLHFHNLLMKNGENIMTNGKGELSEEAKQLIGGLCHYAPSLTAFGNMVSSSYLRLVPHHEAPTKVCWSESNRSALIRVPLAWTKFNNLAMKVNPQQTEKHHHYGSRQTVELRSPDGSANVHLLLAGVAMATEWGLTNPKDSMILTNSSYVSHNIHTNPNLQELAELATSCVESSELLLQHRMLFERDGIFPMRVVDYVSEFLQQENDLNLNKRLMALPEDEKLVESRRIMHKHLNRH